A region of Paractinoplanes abujensis DNA encodes the following proteins:
- a CDS encoding nitroreductase family deazaflavin-dependent oxidoreductase, which yields MRFSEFIVRIGHWRWFAAGGRLLMPLDRRLIRLTKGRFSVVGWGTAPPTLLLTTTGRKSGLPRERPVLYARDGDAFVVIGSNWGQDHHPSWSVNLLADPAATVTIAGETTPVRAVLVEGAERDRLWPLLLRVWPAFRDYDARADRTLRVFRLEPA from the coding sequence GTGCGATTCAGCGAGTTCATCGTCCGGATCGGTCATTGGCGGTGGTTCGCTGCTGGTGGGCGGTTGTTGATGCCGCTCGACCGGCGGTTGATCCGGCTCACCAAAGGCCGTTTCTCGGTGGTCGGGTGGGGGACAGCGCCGCCCACGTTGTTGCTGACGACGACGGGGCGCAAGAGCGGGCTGCCGCGAGAGCGGCCGGTGCTGTACGCCCGGGACGGGGACGCGTTCGTCGTGATCGGGTCGAACTGGGGGCAGGACCATCACCCCAGCTGGTCGGTGAACCTGCTGGCCGACCCGGCGGCCACGGTGACGATCGCCGGGGAGACCACGCCCGTACGGGCTGTGCTGGTGGAAGGGGCGGAGCGGGACCGGCTGTGGCCTCTGCTGCTGCGGGTGTGGCCGGCTTTTCGCGACTACGACGCCCGCGCCGACCGTACGCTGCGGGTCTTCCGGCTGGAACCGGCATGA
- a CDS encoding FtsX-like permease family protein, which translates to MSGLRQVIRSGVRRRRVQTVVIGLVAAAAVTASVLGAGLLVASRAPFDTSFAAQRGAHLTVQLTPGTAPPASVPGVIASAGPYGILDVDLQGPPLTLVVRADPGGDVDRVEVTAGRWATGPGEIVVGDGSFRMPVGEHLSTADGVTLTVVGTARSVSRTATAWVAPSAAGELGGVQGRQMLYRFAAASTGAEVAADRAAVEAALPAGAVTGARSWLDVRRQAVEESAVFVPFLVAFALLGIVMAVLVVGTVIAGTVAAATRRIGILKALGCTPAGIVRAFVAQALIPASIGGVAGALAGNLIALPVLAGTEQLYGSAGATIAWWVTLVAAGGVLAVVAATAWAAALRAGRLRTVDAIAVGRAAGPVRGRRAGRLAARLPVPRPVALGLARPFTRPVRSIAILLAVATGATAVTFATGLAASLMRIQDAVEQNNADVVVMGTRGDATGALAQIKAQAGTRAAYGTGQAPAVVSGVSDPFSVTAITGDASWGGYLMVSGRWFTATGEAVAGAPFLDATGTEVGDTIQIEVQDQSVRLTIVGEVFETGGGVFTGAATIPGLPVGEWHVALTDGTDDQAYAAALTTGDLVAQPTGPEIDPLLAVVQGLTLTLTLLLLAVAALGVLNMLVLDLRDRVHDLGVHKALGMTPRQTIAMVIASVAGVGLLGGLLGVPAGIAMQRLVVPAMAASGGLHLPHSLLDVYGPALLTALALGGPLIALLGALLPASWAARTRTATALRTE; encoded by the coding sequence GTGAGCGGGCTGCGGCAGGTGATCCGGTCCGGCGTGCGGCGACGCCGGGTCCAGACGGTCGTGATCGGGCTGGTCGCCGCGGCCGCGGTGACCGCCTCCGTGCTCGGGGCCGGGCTGCTGGTGGCGTCGCGGGCGCCGTTCGACACCTCGTTCGCCGCCCAGCGCGGCGCCCACCTCACCGTCCAGCTGACCCCGGGCACCGCGCCGCCGGCGAGCGTGCCGGGGGTGATCGCGTCCGCCGGCCCGTACGGGATCCTGGACGTCGACCTGCAGGGACCGCCGCTCACCCTGGTCGTGCGGGCCGACCCGGGCGGGGACGTGGACCGCGTCGAAGTGACCGCGGGGCGGTGGGCCACGGGTCCCGGCGAGATCGTGGTCGGCGACGGCAGTTTCCGCATGCCGGTCGGCGAGCATCTGAGTACGGCGGACGGCGTGACGCTGACGGTCGTGGGCACGGCCCGGTCGGTCAGCCGGACGGCGACCGCGTGGGTGGCGCCGTCCGCAGCCGGCGAACTGGGCGGGGTCCAGGGCCGGCAGATGCTGTACCGGTTCGCCGCCGCGAGCACCGGCGCCGAAGTCGCCGCCGATCGCGCCGCGGTGGAGGCGGCCCTGCCCGCGGGTGCGGTGACCGGTGCCCGGTCCTGGCTCGACGTGCGGCGGCAGGCCGTCGAGGAGTCGGCCGTCTTCGTGCCCTTCCTCGTCGCGTTCGCGCTGCTCGGCATCGTGATGGCGGTGCTCGTGGTGGGCACGGTGATCGCCGGCACGGTCGCCGCCGCCACCCGCCGCATCGGCATCCTCAAGGCGCTCGGCTGCACCCCGGCCGGGATCGTCCGCGCGTTCGTGGCCCAGGCCCTGATCCCGGCGAGCATCGGCGGTGTCGCGGGTGCGCTGGCCGGCAACCTGATCGCGTTGCCCGTGCTGGCCGGGACCGAGCAGCTGTACGGGTCCGCCGGCGCCACGATCGCCTGGTGGGTGACGCTGGTGGCGGCGGGCGGCGTGCTCGCCGTGGTGGCTGCGACCGCGTGGGCGGCGGCGCTGCGGGCCGGGCGGCTGCGCACCGTGGACGCCATCGCGGTGGGTCGCGCGGCGGGACCCGTACGGGGCCGGCGCGCGGGACGGCTGGCCGCCCGGCTGCCCGTCCCCCGTCCGGTCGCGCTCGGTCTGGCCCGGCCGTTCACGCGCCCCGTACGCAGCATCGCGATCCTGCTGGCGGTGGCGACCGGGGCCACCGCGGTCACGTTCGCGACCGGTCTGGCGGCGTCGCTGATGCGCATCCAGGACGCGGTCGAGCAGAACAACGCCGACGTCGTCGTCATGGGCACGCGCGGCGACGCGACGGGGGCGCTCGCGCAGATCAAGGCGCAGGCCGGGACCCGGGCCGCGTACGGGACCGGTCAGGCCCCGGCAGTCGTCTCGGGGGTCAGCGACCCGTTCAGCGTCACCGCGATCACCGGCGACGCCTCGTGGGGCGGTTACCTCATGGTGTCCGGCCGCTGGTTCACCGCGACCGGGGAAGCGGTGGCCGGGGCGCCGTTCCTCGACGCGACCGGGACCGAGGTGGGTGACACCATTCAGATCGAAGTCCAGGACCAGTCCGTACGGCTGACGATCGTCGGCGAGGTCTTCGAGACCGGTGGCGGCGTGTTCACCGGCGCCGCCACGATCCCCGGCCTGCCCGTGGGGGAGTGGCACGTCGCGCTCACCGACGGCACCGACGACCAGGCGTACGCGGCCGCGCTCACCACCGGCGACCTGGTCGCCCAGCCCACCGGGCCCGAGATCGACCCTCTGCTGGCGGTCGTGCAGGGCCTGACCCTCACGCTGACCCTGCTGCTGCTGGCCGTGGCCGCCCTCGGCGTGCTCAACATGCTGGTGCTCGACCTGCGCGATCGCGTCCACGACCTCGGCGTGCACAAGGCCCTCGGCATGACCCCGCGCCAGACGATCGCCATGGTCATCGCCTCGGTGGCCGGCGTCGGCCTGCTCGGCGGCCTGCTGGGCGTCCCGGCCGGCATCGCGATGCAACGCCTGGTCGTCCCCGCGATGGCGGCGAGCGGCGGCCTGCACCTGCCGCACTCCCTGCTCGACGTCTACGGCCCCGCCCTGCTCACCGCCCTGGCCCTCGGCGGCCCACTGATCGCCCTGCTGGGCGCCCTCCTCCCCGCGAGCTGGGCGGCCCGCACCCGCACCGCCACGGCCCTCCGTACGGAATGA
- a CDS encoding ABC transporter ATP-binding protein — MSDPVIDLRGVTRRYDEGPPALNNVSLTVKPGESVAVLGPSGSGKSTLLNLIAGLDRPDEGTVTVAGTRVETLGEAASARFRRSHIGLVFQFFNLLDDLTVLDNVLLPAQLAGGSRRAARDHALGLLKSLGIAEHADAYPPRLSGGERQRVAVARALVNRPALLLADEPTGALDTASGDDVRHLLNDLRDSGQTIVLVTHDLRLAEACATRTVGMRDGHAEECR; from the coding sequence ATGAGTGATCCGGTGATCGACCTGCGCGGGGTGACCCGCCGCTACGACGAGGGCCCGCCCGCGCTGAACAACGTGTCGCTGACCGTGAAACCGGGCGAGTCCGTGGCCGTGCTGGGCCCGTCCGGCAGCGGAAAGTCCACGTTGCTCAATCTGATCGCGGGCCTGGACCGGCCGGACGAGGGCACGGTCACGGTGGCCGGCACCCGGGTCGAGACGCTCGGCGAGGCGGCGTCGGCCCGGTTCCGCCGTTCGCACATCGGGCTCGTCTTCCAGTTCTTCAACCTGCTGGACGACCTGACAGTGCTGGACAACGTGCTGCTGCCCGCACAACTGGCCGGCGGTTCGCGCCGGGCGGCCCGCGACCACGCGCTCGGGTTGCTGAAGTCGCTGGGGATCGCCGAACACGCCGACGCGTACCCGCCGCGGTTGTCCGGCGGCGAGAGGCAGCGCGTCGCCGTGGCCCGCGCGCTGGTCAACCGGCCCGCGTTGCTGCTGGCCGACGAGCCGACCGGCGCGCTCGACACCGCCTCCGGCGACGACGTCCGGCACCTGCTCAACGACCTGCGCGACAGCGGCCAGACGATCGTGCTGGTCACGCACGACCTGCGGCTGGCCGAGGCGTGCGCCACCCGTACGGTCGGCATGCGCGACGGCCACGCCGAGGAGTGCCGGTGA
- a CDS encoding sensor histidine kinase yields MTATGPLPRPGWRALLLDGALAFVLGLASFQAATDDAARLQPIPPMIPDPWRPEPPPESDLGALLLVFVLCAPLVLRRRYPLGVLGATILASFLVLASQGDQQPNLYPCVVVASLIAVYSAAAHSPYRRPALAGIAVAAVFGLVVVEVPKDYLLFLMLTPLTAAVGGHYVWKRRAGEDRERIAAETRAQAEALRDAVDGERARIARELHDVVTHHVSVMVIQAGAARAVLAAEPGQAREALLAVEATGRSALTELRNVMGLLSTPVLEGGPEAPQPGIEGLPALVGRMRDAGVPVLLTVVGDERPIAPGIGLTAYRVVQEALTNMVRHAPGATAMVLVEYTGDALRIEVANTEPTGPAASGPTGGRGLIGLRERLTVYGGSLRAEARPGEGYLVEALIPLETA; encoded by the coding sequence ATGACGGCCACCGGGCCCTTGCCGAGACCGGGCTGGCGCGCGCTGCTGCTCGACGGCGCCCTGGCCTTCGTGCTGGGGCTGGCCAGTTTCCAGGCCGCCACCGACGACGCCGCGCGGCTCCAGCCGATCCCACCCATGATCCCCGACCCCTGGCGGCCAGAGCCACCGCCCGAGTCGGACCTCGGCGCGCTGCTGCTCGTGTTCGTTCTGTGCGCGCCTCTGGTGCTGCGCCGGCGTTACCCGCTCGGAGTGCTCGGGGCGACGATCCTCGCCTCGTTCCTGGTGCTGGCGAGCCAGGGCGACCAGCAGCCCAACCTCTACCCGTGCGTGGTGGTCGCCTCGCTCATCGCCGTCTACAGCGCGGCCGCGCACAGCCCGTATCGGCGGCCCGCCCTGGCCGGCATCGCGGTGGCCGCGGTGTTCGGCCTCGTCGTGGTCGAAGTGCCCAAGGACTACCTGCTGTTCCTCATGCTGACGCCGCTGACCGCGGCGGTCGGCGGGCACTACGTGTGGAAGCGGCGCGCCGGGGAGGACCGGGAACGGATCGCGGCCGAGACACGGGCCCAGGCCGAGGCGTTGCGCGACGCGGTCGACGGCGAACGGGCCCGGATCGCGCGCGAACTGCACGACGTGGTGACACACCACGTGAGCGTGATGGTGATCCAGGCCGGGGCGGCCCGCGCGGTGCTGGCGGCCGAACCCGGGCAGGCCCGGGAGGCGCTGCTGGCCGTCGAGGCGACCGGGCGGTCCGCGCTGACCGAACTGCGCAACGTCATGGGGTTGCTGTCCACGCCCGTGCTGGAAGGAGGACCCGAGGCGCCGCAGCCGGGCATCGAGGGGCTGCCCGCGCTGGTCGGGCGGATGCGCGACGCCGGGGTGCCGGTGCTGCTGACAGTCGTCGGCGACGAACGGCCGATCGCGCCCGGCATCGGGCTGACCGCGTACCGGGTCGTGCAGGAGGCGCTGACGAACATGGTGCGGCACGCGCCCGGAGCCACCGCGATGGTGCTGGTCGAATACACCGGGGACGCCCTGCGGATCGAGGTCGCGAACACCGAGCCCACCGGTCCCGCGGCGAGCGGGCCGACCGGCGGGCGGGGGCTGATCGGGCTGCGGGAACGGCTCACCGTCTACGGTGGAAGCCTGCGCGCCGAGGCCCGCCCCGGCGAGGGCTACCTGGTCGAGGCCCTGATCCCCCTGGAGACAGCATGA
- a CDS encoding response regulator, giving the protein MTVRVVVADDQALVRTGFRMILTAGGVDVVAEAANGAEAVDAVRRTRPDVVLMDVRMPELDGLEATRRILTGAAAAPRIIILTTFDLDQYVYAALAAGASGFLLKDVTPEHLVAAVLMVRDGDALLAPSITRRLVDRFARRDPQTAAMHRDLAALTPRETEVLRLLAGGLSNAELAAELHLSEATVKTHVARILGKLQLRDRVQAVVVAYETGLVSPGSPAGEA; this is encoded by the coding sequence ATGACCGTACGGGTGGTGGTCGCCGACGATCAAGCCCTGGTCCGTACGGGATTCCGCATGATCCTCACGGCGGGCGGGGTGGACGTCGTCGCCGAAGCGGCCAACGGCGCCGAAGCGGTCGACGCCGTCCGGCGCACCCGGCCCGACGTGGTGCTGATGGACGTACGGATGCCGGAACTGGACGGCCTGGAAGCGACCCGCCGCATCCTCACCGGGGCGGCCGCGGCGCCGCGCATCATCATCCTGACCACGTTCGACCTCGACCAGTACGTGTACGCCGCGCTGGCCGCCGGAGCGAGCGGCTTCCTGCTCAAGGACGTCACCCCGGAGCACCTGGTGGCGGCCGTGCTGATGGTGCGCGACGGCGACGCCCTGCTGGCCCCGTCGATCACCCGGCGGCTGGTCGACCGGTTCGCCCGCCGCGACCCGCAGACCGCCGCCATGCACCGCGACCTGGCCGCCCTCACCCCCCGCGAGACCGAGGTGCTGCGGCTGCTGGCCGGCGGGCTCAGCAACGCCGAACTGGCGGCCGAACTGCACCTGTCCGAGGCCACAGTGAAAACCCACGTGGCCCGCATCCTGGGCAAGCTGCAACTGCGCGACCGCGTGCAGGCGGTAGTCGTCGCCTACGAGACCGGCCTGGTCAGCCCCGGTTCCCCGGCGGGCGAGGCTTGA
- a CDS encoding tetratricopeptide repeat protein → MPLAFDHLRQQARALVEAGNPSAARALLEDAVGQGRAGLAEGDPELLETMRQLAGLHSAAGDPAGARRVLEEAAAAARGGAGADPLVVMLAFDLAVVAEELANRHVARRNFAEVADLGPAALGEDHWVVARARDYLDAAAPAVSVSASPAPASAQPASGVPTSGAPGVSPASFSAPAPVPPLSSAPPLASAPPSSARRNWLPAALGGVAGGIIVAVVVAVLLVRPGDDQPESTAATRPAPSQPAAAPTASAAISALPQAPVVPSAAASATTAPPTPPPSTATAPPAATRTTPPAAAVRTRIVGPAANSRVPYPFDARFTVSPADVKSTNTVVALLICVAGRCYLDGKLDIIGNGAAPYTIYLGSTRPEGAGVTWRLRLDRLPKATYNDLIDRRDAAIADGTWGDKGTPMSALNATPVSTLAVVKG, encoded by the coding sequence GTGCCTCTCGCCTTCGACCACCTGCGTCAGCAAGCCCGAGCCCTCGTCGAGGCGGGCAACCCTTCCGCGGCGCGGGCGTTGCTCGAAGACGCGGTGGGCCAGGGCCGGGCCGGGCTGGCCGAAGGCGACCCGGAACTGCTGGAGACGATGCGGCAGCTGGCCGGCCTGCACAGCGCGGCCGGCGACCCGGCCGGGGCGCGCCGGGTGCTCGAAGAAGCGGCGGCGGCGGCCCGGGGCGGGGCCGGGGCCGATCCGCTGGTCGTGATGCTCGCCTTCGACCTGGCCGTGGTGGCCGAGGAACTGGCCAACCGGCACGTCGCCCGGCGCAACTTCGCCGAAGTGGCCGACCTCGGACCGGCGGCGCTGGGGGAGGACCACTGGGTGGTGGCCCGGGCCCGCGACTACCTCGACGCCGCGGCGCCCGCCGTTTCTGTCTCCGCGTCGCCCGCACCGGCCTCTGCCCAGCCCGCCTCCGGAGTGCCGACTTCCGGCGCACCGGGCGTTTCGCCGGCGTCCTTCTCCGCTCCCGCACCGGTGCCCCCGCTCAGCTCGGCTCCGCCGCTCGCCTCGGCTCCGCCTTCTTCCGCGCGCCGCAACTGGCTCCCCGCGGCCCTCGGCGGCGTCGCGGGCGGCATCATCGTGGCCGTCGTCGTCGCCGTGCTGCTTGTGCGCCCCGGCGACGACCAGCCGGAATCCACCGCCGCCACCCGGCCCGCGCCGTCGCAGCCGGCCGCGGCCCCCACCGCCTCGGCCGCCATCTCCGCGCTTCCGCAGGCCCCCGTGGTCCCCTCGGCCGCCGCTTCCGCCACCACGGCACCGCCGACGCCTCCTCCCAGCACCGCCACCGCACCGCCGGCGGCCACCAGGACCACCCCGCCCGCGGCCGCCGTCCGCACGAGGATCGTCGGCCCCGCCGCCAACAGCCGCGTCCCCTACCCGTTCGACGCCCGCTTCACGGTCTCCCCGGCCGACGTCAAGTCCACCAACACCGTGGTGGCTCTGCTCATCTGCGTCGCCGGCCGCTGCTACCTGGACGGCAAACTCGACATCATCGGCAACGGCGCCGCCCCGTACACGATCTATCTGGGCTCGACCCGCCCCGAGGGCGCCGGCGTCACGTGGCGGCTGCGCCTCGACCGCCTCCCGAAGGCCACCTACAACGACCTGATCGACCGACGCGACGCCGCCATCGCCGACGGCACCTGGGGCGACAAGGGCACCCCGATGAGCGCCCTGAACGCCACCCCCGTCAGCACGCTCGCCGTCGTCAAGGGATGA
- a CDS encoding phospholipase — protein MTRRILVVLLFAVAALFPAGAAYAADSKETVLSRWTQPTAASTAAWNDARANRAPWASYGFDWSTDYCSSSPDNPLGFNFDTSCWHHDFGYRNYKAIGQFPANKARIDDTFYADLKRVCATYSTVVRPACNSLAWTYYQAVKLFGSLAAVKQSDIDRAATLIEK, from the coding sequence ATGACCCGTCGCATCCTCGTCGTCCTGCTGTTCGCCGTCGCCGCCCTGTTCCCGGCCGGCGCCGCCTACGCGGCCGACTCCAAGGAAACCGTCCTCTCACGCTGGACCCAGCCGACCGCGGCCAGCACCGCCGCCTGGAACGACGCCCGGGCCAACCGGGCGCCGTGGGCCTCGTACGGCTTCGACTGGTCGACCGACTACTGCTCGTCGAGCCCCGACAACCCGCTGGGCTTCAATTTCGACACGTCGTGCTGGCACCACGACTTCGGGTACCGCAACTACAAGGCGATCGGTCAGTTCCCGGCGAACAAGGCCCGGATCGACGACACCTTCTACGCCGACCTCAAGCGCGTCTGCGCCACCTACAGCACCGTCGTGCGCCCGGCCTGCAACAGCCTCGCCTGGACGTACTACCAGGCCGTGAAGCTGTTCGGCTCGCTGGCCGCGGTCAAGCAGTCGGACATCGACCGGGCGGCCACGCTCATCGAGAAGTAG
- a CDS encoding serine hydrolase, whose translation MRRSRNLIIAVAAAVILGGGGLIALGMGGDGESGGVTSALTGGKGNKPAGPSPEELARIERAKRAKQLDAALKAVAAETPDFAVAVIDRKTGQAYQYQGTTKFDTASIVKAQILACELLQAQDKDREPTDGEMALATPMIQLSDNNATTELFEHLGGKAAITKCNKRLGLTQTTVNRAWGLTKTTATDQVKLLSRLVDPRGPLDADSRQTAFSLMNTVADDQDWGVPSVAKPGETTTVKNGWDTRSADGGLWAVNTIGRVTAPDGKVDVSVAVLSHNNQSMDSGIALVEKVAQLTRQHLKY comes from the coding sequence GTGCGGCGATCCCGGAACCTCATCATTGCTGTGGCGGCAGCCGTGATCCTCGGCGGCGGAGGCCTCATCGCGCTCGGTATGGGCGGCGACGGCGAGAGCGGTGGCGTGACCTCCGCGCTCACGGGCGGCAAGGGCAACAAGCCGGCCGGTCCGAGCCCCGAGGAGCTGGCCCGGATCGAGCGGGCGAAACGGGCCAAACAGCTCGACGCGGCCCTCAAGGCGGTCGCGGCCGAGACCCCCGACTTCGCGGTCGCCGTGATCGACAGGAAGACCGGCCAGGCGTACCAGTATCAGGGCACGACGAAGTTCGACACCGCGAGCATCGTCAAGGCCCAGATCCTCGCCTGCGAGCTGCTGCAGGCGCAGGACAAGGACCGTGAGCCCACCGACGGCGAGATGGCCCTGGCCACCCCGATGATCCAGCTCAGCGACAACAACGCGACGACCGAGCTGTTCGAGCATCTGGGCGGCAAGGCCGCGATCACGAAGTGCAACAAGCGCCTGGGCCTGACCCAGACGACGGTCAACCGGGCCTGGGGCCTGACCAAGACCACCGCCACCGATCAGGTCAAGCTGCTCTCGCGCCTGGTCGACCCGCGCGGCCCGCTCGACGCGGACTCCCGCCAGACGGCGTTCTCGCTGATGAACACGGTCGCCGACGACCAGGACTGGGGTGTGCCCTCGGTGGCCAAGCCGGGCGAGACGACCACGGTCAAGAACGGCTGGGACACCCGCTCGGCCGACGGCGGTCTGTGGGCGGTCAACACGATCGGCCGGGTCACCGCGCCCGACGGCAAGGTCGACGTCTCGGTGGCGGTGCTGTCGCACAACAACCAGTCGATGGACAGCGGCATCGCGCTCGTCGAGAAGGTCGCACAGCTGACGCGGCAACACTTGAAGTACTGA
- a CDS encoding glycosyltransferase family 2 protein: MRDSVLAVLRGADYAVFGYFIALNSSYLIMIVLASVEFAKHLRRAAFTGSDDMFRSPLTLPVTVIVPAYNEGAGIVPAVQAMTALRYPRYEIVVVDDGSSDDTFDKLREHFDLVEVPRVVPSEVPYESQVLSVHVPRGDTGSLTVVRKTNGGKSDALNVGINLARHPLVCMVDADSVLDPDALLSVAKPFADDPLRVAACGGVVRIANGCKVVAGRVVDVRMPRTWLVRIQIVEYLRAFLMSRTGWSRIGGLVVISGAFGVFRRDLLVAIGGMATDTIGEDAELVVRLHHYLRDRGEDYRVIFVAEPVSWSEAPSHWKVLGSQRRRWHRGIAEILTKHRHMVFNPRYGRIGLVALPYYLIFELLAPFVELAALVLLPLGLWADAIDVGFAWRFALVAYGYGLLVSLVALFIEEVSFHRYPRWSDMLRGVVAAVLENFGYRQVLAIWQVWGAIAAWHGRPAVWGTMTRTGFDSHEDVVVAPPTETVGTPK; encoded by the coding sequence ATGCGCGACTCCGTGCTGGCCGTGCTGCGCGGCGCCGACTACGCCGTGTTCGGTTATTTCATCGCGCTCAACAGCAGCTACCTGATCATGATCGTGCTGGCCTCGGTCGAGTTCGCCAAGCACCTGCGCCGGGCCGCGTTCACCGGCTCCGACGACATGTTCCGCAGCCCGCTCACCCTGCCCGTCACCGTGATCGTCCCCGCTTACAACGAGGGTGCCGGCATCGTCCCGGCCGTGCAGGCGATGACCGCGCTGCGCTACCCCCGCTACGAGATCGTCGTGGTCGACGACGGCTCCTCCGACGACACGTTCGACAAGCTGCGCGAGCACTTCGACCTGGTCGAGGTGCCCCGGGTCGTTCCTTCCGAGGTCCCGTACGAGTCGCAGGTGCTCTCGGTGCACGTCCCGCGGGGCGACACCGGGTCGCTGACCGTGGTCCGCAAGACCAACGGCGGCAAGTCGGACGCCCTCAACGTCGGGATCAACCTGGCCCGGCACCCGCTCGTCTGCATGGTCGACGCGGACTCGGTGCTCGACCCGGACGCGCTGCTGTCGGTGGCCAAACCGTTCGCCGACGACCCGCTGCGGGTGGCCGCTTGCGGCGGCGTGGTGCGGATCGCCAACGGCTGCAAGGTGGTCGCGGGGCGTGTCGTCGACGTCCGGATGCCCCGTACGTGGCTCGTGCGCATTCAGATCGTCGAGTACCTGCGGGCGTTCCTGATGAGCCGTACGGGATGGTCCCGGATCGGTGGCCTGGTCGTGATCAGCGGCGCGTTCGGTGTGTTCCGGCGCGACCTGCTGGTGGCGATCGGCGGGATGGCCACCGACACGATCGGCGAGGACGCGGAACTGGTCGTCCGCCTGCACCACTACCTGCGCGACCGCGGCGAGGACTACCGCGTCATCTTCGTGGCCGAGCCGGTCAGCTGGAGCGAGGCGCCGTCGCACTGGAAGGTCCTCGGGTCGCAGCGCCGCCGCTGGCATCGCGGGATCGCCGAGATCCTGACCAAGCACCGGCACATGGTCTTCAACCCGCGCTACGGCCGGATCGGGCTGGTCGCGCTGCCGTACTACCTGATCTTCGAGCTGCTGGCGCCGTTCGTCGAGCTCGCCGCGCTGGTGCTGCTGCCCCTCGGACTCTGGGCGGACGCGATCGACGTCGGCTTCGCCTGGCGCTTCGCGCTGGTCGCGTACGGCTACGGGTTGCTCGTCAGCCTGGTCGCGCTCTTCATCGAGGAGGTGTCGTTCCACCGCTATCCGCGCTGGAGCGACATGCTGCGCGGGGTGGTCGCGGCGGTGCTGGAGAACTTCGGCTACCGCCAGGTGCTGGCGATCTGGCAGGTCTGGGGCGCGATCGCCGCGTGGCACGGCCGGCCCGCGGTGTGGGGAACGATGACCCGTACGGGTTTCGACTCCCACGAGGACGTCGTGGTCGCCCCGCCCACCGAGACGGTCGGCACCCCCAAGTGA
- a CDS encoding HEAT repeat domain-containing protein, translating into MFELFSVTMLVLLAVVAGTAAGIVVVRVGRRIRHRKLAALAAGPRRALLAFVADNGEEGAEDLIAIPDDAWRAALPAALGLLSKLRGDAHAALVSVFLHRGAARAALADLHARSGVRRARAAQLLGDLELREAVPELCDLLTDRDHEVRVVAVRALGRIGEAKAAWRLIASLDQHDPVPSLLATHALVQMGREAEVVLSAALDHPQARVRAVCLDALGLIGATGAVTRMARVLSGDDVLDVRVAAAANLGRLGARGALQPLIDSLDPPAPDPLRAAAARALGDLGAPAAVPALAAHLDDAEFPIAHEAAQSLRRLGPPGHAELRDRDNDHCREALALTRPELVSAS; encoded by the coding sequence TTGTTCGAGCTGTTCAGCGTCACCATGCTGGTCCTGCTGGCCGTGGTGGCGGGGACCGCGGCCGGCATCGTGGTCGTCCGGGTCGGGCGCCGCATCCGGCACCGCAAACTGGCCGCCCTGGCCGCCGGGCCCCGGCGGGCACTGCTCGCCTTCGTGGCCGACAACGGCGAGGAGGGCGCCGAGGATCTGATCGCCATCCCCGACGACGCCTGGCGGGCCGCGCTGCCCGCCGCGCTGGGGTTGCTGAGCAAGCTGCGCGGCGACGCGCATGCGGCGCTCGTGTCGGTGTTCCTGCACCGCGGCGCGGCCCGGGCCGCGCTGGCCGACCTGCATGCGCGCAGCGGTGTCCGGCGGGCCCGGGCGGCGCAACTGCTGGGCGACCTCGAGCTGCGCGAGGCCGTACCCGAGCTGTGCGACCTGCTGACCGATCGTGACCACGAGGTGCGGGTGGTGGCCGTACGGGCTCTGGGCCGCATCGGCGAGGCCAAAGCGGCGTGGCGCCTGATCGCCAGCCTCGATCAGCACGACCCGGTGCCGTCGCTGCTGGCCACGCACGCGCTGGTGCAGATGGGGCGCGAGGCCGAGGTGGTGCTGTCGGCGGCGCTGGACCATCCGCAGGCGCGGGTCCGGGCGGTCTGCCTCGACGCGCTGGGCCTGATCGGGGCGACCGGCGCGGTCACCCGCATGGCCCGGGTCCTGTCCGGCGACGACGTGCTCGATGTCCGGGTCGCGGCCGCGGCCAACCTGGGCCGGCTCGGCGCCCGCGGGGCCCTGCAACCCTTGATCGACTCGCTCGACCCGCCCGCCCCCGACCCGCTGCGAGCCGCCGCCGCCCGCGCGCTGGGTGACCTCGGCGCCCCGGCCGCCGTCCCCGCCCTGGCCGCCCACCTCGACGACGCCGAGTTCCCGATCGCCCACGAGGCCGCCCAGAGCCTGCGCCGGCTGGGCCCGCCGGGGCACGCCGAGCTGCGCGACCGCGACAACGACCACTGCCGGGAGGCGCTGGCCCTGACCCGGCCCGAACTGGTGAGTGCGTCCTGA